From Camelina sativa cultivar DH55 chromosome 7, Cs, whole genome shotgun sequence, one genomic window encodes:
- the LOC104702124 gene encoding tip elongation aberrant protein 1-like: MRWERVRQVGLGAGPGKRWGHTCNAVKGGRFLYVFGGFGRDGCLTNQVHVFDAETQIWTQPVISGVPPCPRDSHSCTTVGDNLFVFGGTDGTKYLKDLHILDTSSHTWICPDIRGEEPGAREAHSAALIDKRLFIFGGCGKSPDSDDEVFYNDLYILNTETFVWKRAITNGKPPSARDSHTCSTWKNKIIVVGGEDLDDYYLSDVHVLDTDKFVWKELNTSGQLLTPRAGHVTVALERNLFVFGGFTDSQNLYDDLHVLDLETGVWSKVVAMEEGPSARFSCAAVCLDPYKPGSFFFLGGCNKNLEALDDIYYLHTEGGYDARFDQNLGSLSLRKQMKLKCQGQKLAVTRANTDQGREIVPLNIGSIGQRKTMFQARVTENSPHGYTIETIIDGKVLRGVLISNKHSSVQMADPSFSNRQVKRPATSYGDFDHRAKILRTLGKDSAGSSQQADPSDDANKKVADSNDTDTPMIDTIHANVNMAGPQEAGTATVNSDVKDQDASQLDTGIVNTEPLPDTHDQANVEPLRNEISTDAAKADPGGASSPQKQDEGAAAAEDANAGKQPQS, translated from the exons ATGAGGTGGGAGAGGGTCAGACAAGTGGGTCTCGGTGCCGGGCCCGGGAAGAGATGGGGGCACACTTGTAACGCCGTTAAAGGAGGTAGATTTCTCTACGTATTCGGTGGTTTTGGTCGAGATGGTTGCTTAACCAATCAAGTTCATGTCTTCGACGCTG AAACGCAGATTTGGACTCAGCCTGTAATCAGTGGCGTACCACCTTGCCCGAGGGACAGTCACAGCTGTACTACAGTCGGGGATAACCTTTTTGTGTTTGGTGGTACTGATGGGACCAAGTACCTCAAGGATCTGCACATTCTAGATACTT CTTCACATACTTGGATATGCCCGGATATTAGAGGCGAAGAACCTGGAGCAAGAGAGGCTCATAGTGCGGCGCTAATTGACAAACGTCTTTTCATATTTGGTGGCTGTGGGAAATCTCCCGATTCTGATGATGAAGTTTTCTATAATGACCTTTATATACTTAACACAG AAACTTTTGTGTGGAAACGTGCTATAACAAACGGGAAACCCCCCTCTGCACGAGATAGCCACACTTGCTCAACGTGGAAGAACAAAATCATCGTAGTCGGGGGTGAAGATTTGGATGACTATTATCTCTCCGATGTTCATGTCCTTGATACAG ATAAATTTGTATGGAAGGAATTGAATACTTCAGGACAGTTGTTAACACCTCGAGCCGGTCATGTAACTGTTGCACTTGAGAGgaacttatttgtttttggagGGTTTACGGATTCACAGAATCTTTACGATGATCTACATGTCCTTGATTTGG AAACGGGTGTATGGTCCAAGGTAGTTGCCATGGAAGAAGGGCCATCTGCTAGATTCTCTTGTGCAGCGGTTTGTTTAGATCCTTATAAACCTGGTTCGTTTTTCTTTCTTGGTGGATGCAATAAGAATCTTGAGGCGTTGGATGACATTTACTATTTACACACAG AAGGTGGATACGATGCCCGGTTTGATCAAAATCTAGGGAGTTTGTCTCTTAGGAAACAAATGAAGCTAAAATGCCAAGGGCAGAAATTAGCTGTGACCAGAGCCAACACTGACCAAG GAAGAGAGATTGTCCCTTTGAACATTGGCTCGATTGgccaaagaaaaacaatgttTCAAGCCAGGGTTACAGAAAATAGCCCTCATGGTTACACTATAGAAACAATTATTGATGGAAAGGTTCTTCGTGGTGTTTTGATTTCAAACAAACACAGCTCTGTTCAAATGGCAGATCCTAGCTTTAGTAACAGGCAAGT TAAAAGGCCTGCTACATCTTATGGAGATTTTGATCATAGAGCAAAGATACTAAGAACTTTGGGCAAGGATTCAGCTGGTAGTAGCCAACAAGCTGATCCTTCTGATGATGCTAACAAGAAGGTTGCAGATTCAAATGATACGGACACACCCATGATTGACACTATCCATGCTAATGTAAACATGGCGGGACCACAGGAGGCAGGAACCGCTACTGTTAACTCTGATGTCAAAGATCAAGATGCTTCTCAACTCGATACG GGGATTGTGAACACGGAACCATTGCCAGATACTCATGATCAGGCGAATGTAGAGCCACTGAGAAATGAGATTTCAACAGATGCTGCTAAAGCTGATCCTGGAGGAGCTTCATCGCCACAAAAGCAAG ATGAGGGAGCAGCTGCTGCAGAAGATGCAAACGCAGGGAAACAACCGCAATCGTGA
- the LOC104702136 gene encoding protein LONGIFOLIA 1-like — protein MAAKLLHSLADDSAADLQKQIGCMNGIFQIFDRHHVLTGRRKSLTLGSGNANSINDERESVDTIYQQKETYQDSNTGGNVKEKQRVSTESSRVSFSSSCSSSPSSSEFNRGVLPEASSAYDRANFPESPTSDPEMTEGNGFSHLGLDLRDVVRDSMYREARGLLIKTPMTREEVVRHSRREDSPRPYGLKQSTPADLNESFRVLAKLRETSQHYNETGKKDAPRYSVDSHDTLKSRQKLKELPRLSLDSREQVMQNSGVDPRSSKLSESFSESCSSSSKKRPPSVVAKLMGLETLPGSPLGRDIHQFGLNKTSTSDQNDDPFSRSLREKNLNRAIRFSPSSPRSLGKDPASPRWRNSDFVMKPLSNTRFPIEPAPWKQADRNRVLQKQASMPVKAKPYEAPNFSPTVYSEMERRLNELEFKHSGKDLRALKQILESMQSKGFLDTEKQLQSSNVAAQKDYERESSATSNHAMPSITRVQSSSSSANQVYQSPIVIMKPAKLVEKAGIPASSLIPIHSLSVLNKIRREKPGDKETSASNKRVTKDRSPVNRRGDTFTSSFDKKSDSRSVRSTSKRPQQVSKESTSKSSGSVSPRLQQKKLEYDKRSRPPTPPDSSKSRKPSNQQLVESTSPGGKRRPKARKSLQQNDDQSQASNESRTSSNDVCTQSETEASSCVDKATEADGGKSPSVIEAAKAVVSNLMQNKSSPRFSEDGLSAKLSVVALEHPSPISVLDASTYREIEPSPVKTQGNVADDFGDEHCEDQWNPAYSFSETTSSFSPEINRKKLQNVEHLVQKLRRLNSNHDEASQDYIASLCENPDPTTDHRYISEILLASGLLLRDLGSGLTTFQLHPSGHPINPELFFVLEQTKGSSTMHLHKEESKVLKNEKLNRKLVFDTVNEILVEKLASVEATTNPLMKSSAKMTKKAVSAQQLLKELCSAVETLQKQATKRSESFLLEEEDDFLKNILAEDVTIRSGNWADFSGEISGLVLDVERLLFKDLVSEVVHAETSRLQAKSGRRRTLFADQ, from the exons ATGGCTGCGAAGCTTCTGCATTCATTGGCAGATGATAGTGCTGCAGATCTGCAGAAGCAAATTGGTTGTATGAATGGGATTTTTCAAATCTTTGATCGTCACCATGTTCTCACTGGCCGGCGAAAAAGCCTTACTTTag GTAGTGGAAATGCTAATAGCATCAACGACGAGAGAGAATCTGTTGATACAATTTATCAGCAAAAAGAAACT TATCAGGACTCGAACACTGGTGGGAATGTGAAAGAGAAGCAAAGGGTTTCGACAGAATCATCGAGggtttctttttcatcttcatgcTCGTCCTCCCCATCTTCTTCTGAGTTCAACAGAGGAGTTCTACCTGAAGCTTCTTCTGCCTATGACCGAGCCAATTTTCCAGAATCTCCTACAAGTGATCCTGAGATGACTGAAGGTAATGGGTTTTCACATCTGGGACTTGACCTTAGAGATGTTGTGAGAGACTCAATGTACAGAGAAGCCAGAGGGCTTTTGATTAAGACTCCAATGACAAGAGAAGAAGTAGTTAGACACAGTAGACGAGAGGATTCCCCAAGGCCTTATGGTTTGAAGCAATCAACTCCCGCGGATCTCAATGAGTCCTTCAGAGTTCTAGCAAAACTTAGAGAAACATCTCAACATTATAACGAGACTGGTAAGAAAGATGCACCTCGCTACTCAGTTGATTCTCATGATACGCTGAAATCCAGACAGAAGCTAAAAGAGTTGCCTAGGCTTTCACTGGATAGTAGAGAACAAGTGATGCAAAACTCTGGTGTTGATCCTAGATCAAGTAAGCTTTCTGAAAGTTTCAGTGAAAGCTGTTCAAGCAGCAGCAAGAAACGGCCTCCCAGTGTTGTTGCAAAGCTCATGGGATTGGAGACATTGCCAGGATCTCCATTGGGTAGAGACATTCATCAGTTTGGTTTGAACAAAACCAGCACCTCTGATCAAAACGACGATCCATTTTCAAGATCATTGAGGGAGAAAAATCTGAACCGTGCTATCCGTTTTTCTCCTAGCTCACCAAGAAGCTTGGGGAAGGACCCGGCTTCTCCAAGATGGAGAAACTCTGATTTTGTTATGAAACCTCTATCAAATACAAGATTCCCCATTGAACCAGCTCCATGGAAACAAGCTGATAGAAACCGAGTTTTGCAAAAGCAAGCTAGCATGCCTGTGAAAGCAAAGCCGTATGAGGCACCTAATTTTTCTCCTACAGTGTACAGTGAAATGGAGCGTAGATTGAATGAGCTTGAGTTCAAACATTCGGGAAAAGATCTGCGAGCTCTTAAACAAATATTAGAGTCTATGCAGTCAAAGGGTTTCCTGGATACTGAGAAACAACTACAATCCTCAAACGTTGCAGCTCAAAAGGATTATGAAAGAGAAAGTTCTGCAACTTCCAACCATGCAATGCCATCCATAACGAGAGTccagtcttcttcatcttcagctAACCAGGTATATCAATCCCCGATTGTGATTATGAAACCTGCCAAGCTTGTTGAAAAGGCTGGTATTCCTGCGTCATCCCTTATTCCCATTCACAGCCTATCTGTCCTCAATAAGATCCGTAGAGAAAAACCTGGTGATAAAGAAACTTCAGCAAGTAATAAACGGGTGACAAAAGATCGTAGTCCTGTAAACCGAAGAGGTGATACCTTTACCAGTTCTTTCGATAAGAAATCTGACAGCAGAAGTGTGCGGTCTACTTCAAAAAGGCCTCAGCAGGTTTCCAAAGAAAGTACTTCAAAGAGTTCAGGATCTGTAAGTCCAAGATTACAGCAGAAGAAGCTTGAGTATGATAAACGTTCACGGCCACCAACCCCTCCTGATTCTAGCAAATCGAGGAAACCGTCAAACCAACAACTTGTGGAATCTACTTCTCCTGGTGGCAAACGTAGACCCAAGGCTCGGAAGAGTTTGCAGCAAAATGATGACCAAAGTCAAGCAAGCAATGAATCTAGGACGTCAAGTAATGATGTTTGTACTCAATCCGAAACAGAAGCCTCTTCTTGTGTAGATAAAGCTACTGAAGCCGATGGTGGTAAAAGTCCATCTGTAATCGAGGCAGCCAAAGCTGTAGTCTCGAACTTAATGCAGAAT AAATCTAGTCCAAGGTTTAGTGAGGATGGATTGTCAGCGAAGCTTTCAGTAGTTGCTTTGGAACATCCAAGTCCTATTTCTGTTCTCGACGCTTCAACGTACAGAGAGATTGAACCATCACCCGTGAAGACACAAG GTAACGTAGCGGATGACTTTGGTGATGAACATTGTGAGGACCAGTGGAATCCAGCTTACAGTTTCTCAGAAACCACATCAAGCTTTTCGCCAGAGATAAACCGTAAGAAGCTTCAGAATGTTGAACACTTGGTTCAAAAGCTCAGACGACTGAACTCTAACCATGATGAAGCCAGCCAAGATTATATTGCATCGCTCTGTGAGAACCCGGATCCTACCACTGATCATAGATACATCTCTGAGATTCTATTAGCCTCGGGTCTTCTCCTCAGAGACCTTGGCTCAGGATTGACAACGTTTCAACTACACCCTTCTGGCCACCCAATCAATCCTGAGCTGTTCTTTGTTCTTGAGCAGACAAAGGGAAGCAGCACTATGCATTTACACAAAGAGGAAAGTAAGGTTCTGAAAAATGAGAAGCTCAACCGCAAACTTGTGTTTGACACCGTTAATGAGATTCTGGTGGAGAAACTAGCTTCAGTTGAAGCCACAACGAATCCATTGATGAAGTCATCTGCTAAGATGACTAAGAAAGCCGTGAGTGCGCAACAATTACTGAAAGAACTGTGTTCAGCGGTAGAAACACTGCAAAAGCAAGCCACAAAGAGATCAGAAAGCTTCttattggaggaagaagatgacttcTTGAAAAATATACTTGCTGAAGATGTGACGATTCGATCTGGGAACTGGGCAGACTTCAGTGGAGAAATCTCAGGATTGGTGCTGGATGTGGAGAGGCTTCTCTTCAAGGATCTGGTTAGTGAAGTCGTACATGCAGAGACTAGCCGTCTGCAAGCAAAGTCAGGAAGGCGAAGAACTCTTTTTGCAGACCAATAG
- the LOC104702132 gene encoding leucine-rich repeat receptor protein kinase EMS1-like, with protein MEGKLIVGQHLIWVMLLLLGQLHGYKSCIHKERNALLELKKYPIPINGSHSVLTTWVNDTTSDCCHWEGVTCNHTSGRVIGLSIDRMFIEESSLLNLSLLHPFEDIRSLDLSESMFNGLFDDVEGYKSLRRLRNLEILDLSSNAFNNSIFPFLNAATSLKTLFLRSNHMDGLFHVKEVKDLRNLRLLDLSDNRFNGFIPVRDLPALRKLKALDLHGNWLTGTMGLQGICELKNMEELNLSNNYLEGQLPLCITRLTGLRVLDLSSNILTGKLPSALGSLKSLEYLSLVDNDFDGFFSLGWLANLSELTVLKLSSKSNSLHVESDKSWKPKSQMIALVLRSCNLEKVPHFLLHQKDLRLVDLVDNKITEHFPSWLLENNTKLERLYLQNNSFTTFQLPKSSHDLRFLDVSFNQFNHLVPDNIGWILSHLQFMNLGYNGFQGNIPSSLGNMKSIEHLDLSHNSFHGKLPRSLLNGCYSLSTLKLSHNKLSGRIFPGSTNSTYLSVLYLDNNQFTGEIGKGLRTLKNLQLLDISYNNLTGVIPSWFDELPYIGALLFSNNLLEGEIPISLFNISNLQLLDLSANSLSGHLPPQVYSTTHHVVLLMQDNNLSGVIPETLLGNVTVLDLTNNKLSGNIPEFVNTETINFLLLRGNNLTGRIPRQLCAGIQLLDLANNRLNGSIPSCLSNVSFGVEEEYLGTGFHSIDALPFSYPKLDYTENIGIYVKYLLMLDQVFSNYEGGRQPTIEFATKHRYDTYMGDILGLLFGIDLSENELSSDIPVELGDFLKLHALNLSHNNLSGVIPESFSGLKNVESLDLSFNRLQGLIPPQLTDLSSLAVFNVSFNNLSGVIPDGRQFNTFDTQSYLGNPFLCGQANRISCNGNTFQEPDSGVEAADESTTIDMESFYWSSVAAYVTILLGLLASLSFDSPWSRVWFYNVDVFVHKARNLLW; from the exons ATGGAGGGGAAGCTTATCGTGGGACAACACTTGATATGGGTGATGTTATTGTTGTTGGGACAACTACATGGATACAAAAGCTGTATTCATAAAGAAAGGAATGCTTTGTTGGAGCTCAAGAAATACCCCATCCCAATTAATGGATCCCACTCTGTTCTCACTACTTGGGTTAACGACACAACGAGCGATTGCTGTCATTGGGAAGGTGTCACGTGCAATCATACAAGCGGACGGGTTATCGGGCTTTCCATTGATCGGATGTTCATCGAAGAGAGTTCTCTCCTAAATCTTTCTTTGTTGCATCCCTTTGAAGATATTCGAAGTCTGGATTTATCCGAATCCATGTTCAATGGCTTGTTTGATGATGTGGAAG GTTATAAAAGCCTAAGAAGATTAAGAAACCTGGAGATTCTGGATCTCTCTTCAAATGCATTCAATAACAGCATTTTCCCCTTTCTTAATGCTGCTACATCActtaaaactctgtttcttcgGAGTAACCACATGGATGGCCTTTTTCATGTTAAAG AAGTCAAAGATTTGAGAAACTTGAGACTCTTGGACCTAAGTGATAACAGATTTAACGGCTTTATACCAGTACGAG ACTTACCAGCCTTAAGGAAGCTGAAAGCTCTGGATCTACATGGTAACTGGTTGACCGGAACTATGGGATTGCAAG GGATTTGCGAATTGAAAAATATGGAAGAGCTCAATCTCAGTAATAATTATCTAGAAGGCCAGCTTCCTTTATGTATAACTAGATTGACTGGACTTCGAGTTCTTGATCTCTCATCAAACATATTGACCGGGAAACTACCATCTGCTCTCGGTAGCCTAAAATCCCTTGAGTACTTGTCGCTGGTTGATAATGACTTTGATGGCTTCTTTTCTCTTGGTTGGCTCGCCAACCTCTCAGAGCTTACGGTGCTCAAACTTTCTTCAAAATCCAACTCTCTTCATGTAGAGTCAGATAAATCTTGGAAGCCAAAATCTCAGATGATTGCTCTTGTACTAAGATCTTGCAACTTAGAGAAGGTTCCTCATTTTCTCCTACACCAGAAGGATTTGCGTCTAGTTGATCTTGTAGACAATAAAATTACTGAACATTTTCCTTCTTGGTTGTTGGAGAACAATACGAAACTTGAAAGGTTGTATCTACAGAATAATTCCTTTACAACCTTTCAATTACCAAAATCTTCTCATGATCTCCGTTTCCTGGATGTGTCATTCAATCAGTTCAATCATCTCGTTCCAGATAACATTGGGTGGATACTTTCTCATTTACAGTTTATGAATCTAGGGTATAATGGTTTTCAAGGAAATATACCATCTTCCCTAGGTAACATGAAGAGTATTGAACATCTTGATCTATCTCACAACAGTTTTCACGGGAAGCTACCAAGAAGTCTATTAAATGGTTGTTATTCTTTGTCAACCTTGAAGCTATCACATAACAAACTAAGTGGTCGGATTTTCCCAGGATCAACAAACTCCACTTATCTATCTGTGTTGTATTTGGATAACAATCAGTTTACAGGAGAGATTGGAAAAGGTTTGCGGACCTTGAAAAATTTGCAACTGCTTGACATTTCATACAACAATCTCACAGGGGTTATACCAAGTTGGTTTGACGAACTTCCATACATAGGCGCACTGTTGTTTTCAAACAACTTGTTGGAAGGTGAAATACCTATTTCGTTGTTCAATATATCCAACCTTCAACTATTGGACCTCTCTGCAAACAGTTTATCTGGGCACTTACCTCCACAAGTCTATTCTACTACACATCATGTAGTGTTACTCATGCAAGACAATAATTTATCAGGGGTTATTCCAGAAACATTGCTAGGAAATGTCACCGTACTTGATCTGACAAATAACAAGTTGTCTGGAAATATTCCCGAGTTTGTCAACACGGAAACaataaattttcttcttcttcgagggAATAATTTGACAGGTCGTATACCTCGCCAGTTGTGTGCCGGCATTCAGCTTCTGGATCTTGCTAACAACAGACTAAATGGATCCATACCTTCATGTCTTAGCAATGTATCATTTGGTGTGGAAGAAGAGTATCTTGGTACTGGCTTTCATTCTATTGATGCCTTGCCTTTTTCTTATCCGAAATTGGACTACACAGAAAATATCGGTATTTATGTCAAATATCTGCTTATGCTAGACCAGGTATTTAGCAACTATGAGGGAGGCAGGCAGCCAACAATTGAATTTGCAACAAAACACAGATATGATACCTATATGGGAGACATTcttggattattgtttggaaTTGATCTTTCAGAAAATGAGTTAAGCAGTGATATCCCAGTAGAGCTTGGAGATTTTCTGAAACTACATGCTCTCAATCTATCTCACAACAACTTATCAGGAGTGATACCAGAAAGCTTTTCAGGTCTTAAGAATGTGGAAAGCCTTGATCTTTCTTTCAACAGATTACAAGGCCTAATCCCACCACAACTAACAGATTTGAGCAGCCTTGCTGTCTTCAATGTCTCATTCAACAACTTATCAGGAGTCATTCCAGACGGAAGACAGTTTAATACCTTTGATACGCAAAGCTACTTAGGTAATCCTTTTCTTTGTGGCCAAGCAAACAGAATAAGTTGTAATGGTAATACTTTTCAAGAACCAGATAGTGGAGTGGAAGCTGCTGATGAATCCACCACAATCGACATGGAATCATTCTACTGGAGTTCTGTTGCAGCCTATGTGACAATACTTCTTGGGTTACTCGCATCACTCTCATTTGATTCTCCTTGGAGCAGAGTTTGGTTCTACAACGTTGATGTTTTCGTCCACAAGGCTAGGAATTTGTTGTGGTAA
- the LOC104704870 gene encoding LOW QUALITY PROTEIN: leucine-rich repeat receptor-like protein CLAVATA2 (The sequence of the model RefSeq protein was modified relative to this genomic sequence to represent the inferred CDS: substituted 1 base at 1 genomic stop codon), with the protein MRGRVRLGPNLIWIVLLLGVLHECKSCIEKERKGLLELKKYMISICYEEDSDFVFPSWTNDTKSDCCTWKGIECNRTSGRVTGIAFGRLFLIKSSPLNLSLMHPIDEIRTMLFSYTSXQEFYIAGYKSLKRLRNLEILDLSFNEFNNSIFPFINAATSLTTLFLRNNYMDGIFPSKELKNLTNLELLDLSRNGYNGSMQEFTHLKKLKALDLSGSDFSSSIELQELKHLTNLEVLGLASNYLGDLCPIEVFCEMKNLQELDLSGNYFGGQLPLCLGNLNKLRVLDLSLNELSGNIPSSFSSLQSLEYLSLSDNNFESFFSLNPLANLTKLKVFRLSSTSDMIQVETESTWLPKFQLTVAALPFCILEKIPNFLIYQKNLRMVDLSSNRLSGDIPTWLLENNPELKVLQLKNNSFTIFQIPTIVHKLQVLDLSANDITGVLPDNIGHVLPRLLHMNGSDNGFQGNLPLSMGEMKNISFLDLSYNNLSGELPRSLFTGCFSLTILQLSHNRFSGQILPIQTSLTLLIVLRMNNNLFTGEIGVGLLTLVNLSIFDASNNRLTGAIPSSMPDSSHLILLLLSNNLLEGTLPPSLLAIHHLNFLDLSGNLLSGDLPSSDVNSMYGLKLFLHNNSFRGPLPGTLLEKTKILDLRNNKLSGSIPQFVSTMNMRIFLLRGNNLTGSIPKKLCDMTSIRLLDLSNNKLNGVMPSCLYNLSTKLGEEEPMSGFSVGIDFGDSLEMEFYKSTFLVDNFMLYYDSISLNVEIEFAAKQRYDSYSGGTLDYMYGLDLSSNELSGAIPAELGDLSKLRSLNLSRNFLSSRIPGSFSKLKDIESLDLSYNRLHGRIPHQLTNLSSLAVFNVSYNNLSGIIPQGGQFNTFNENSYLGNPLLCGSPTDRSCEAKKNTKEVDNGGEEREDDEATIDMLVFYWTTGSTYVIALIGILVLMCFDCPWRRTWLHAVDAFITSTKSMFS; encoded by the exons ATGAGGGGGAGGGTGCGCTTAGGTCCAAACCTGATATGGATAGTATTACTGTTGGGGGTGCTACATGAATGCAAAAGCTGTATTGAGAAAGAAAGGAAAGGTTTGTTGGAGCTCAAGAAATACATGATCTCAATATGTTATGAAGAGGACTCCGACTTTGTTTTCCCATCCTGGACTAATGACACCAAGAGCGATTGCTGTACGTGGAAGGGCATTGAGTGCAATCGTACAAGCGGGCGGGTGACTGGGATTGCCTTTGGTAGACTGTTTCTCATAAAAAGTTCTCCTTTAAATCTTTCTTTGATGCATCCCATTGATGAAATTCGAA CGATGCTATTTTCGTATACTTCTTAACAAGAATTTTATATTGCAGGTTATAAAAGCCTAAAGCGATTAAGAAACCTGGAGATTctggatttatcttttaatgAATTCAACAACAGCATCTTTCCCTTTATTAATGCCGCTACATCACTTACAACTCTTTTCCTTCGAAATAACTACATGGATGGCATTTTTCCTTCTAAAG AACTTAAAAACTTGACAAACTTGGAACTGCTGGATCTGAGTCGTAACGGATATAACGGTTCCATGCAAG AGTTTACTCACCTGAAAAAACTAAAAGCTCTGGATCTAAGTGGCAGTGATTTTTCTAGTTCAATTGAATTGCAAG AACTGAAGCATTTAACTAACTTGGAAGTCCTGGGTCTTGCTTCGAACTATTTGGGCGATCTGTGTCCAATAGAAG TTTTTTGTGAAATGAAGAACCTGCAGGAGCTCGATCTCAGTGGAAATTATTTCGGAGGTCAGCTTCCTCTGTGTTTAGGTAACCTGAACAAGCTACGGGTTCTTGATCTCTCATTAAACGAATTAAGTGGGAATATACCATCTAGTTTCAGTAGCCTCCAGTCCCTCGAATATCTATCATTGTCAGATAATAACTTCGAAAGCTTCTTCTCACTCAATCCACTCGCCAACCTCACAAAGCTCAAGGTGTTCAGACTTTCATCAACGTCTGATATGATACAAGTAGAGACAGAGAGCACCTGGCTGCCTAAATTTCAACTGACAGTTGCTGCACTACCGTTTTGCATCTTGGaaaaaatccctaattttctCATCTACCAGAAAAATTTGCGTATGGTTGATCTATCCAGCAATAGATTATCCGGAGACATTCCTACATGGCTGTTGGAGAATAATCCAGAGCTTAAAGTCTTACAGTTGAAGAATAATTCATTCACTATCTTTCAGATTCCTACAATAGTGCATAAGTTGCAGGTCTTGGATTTATCAGCAAATGATATCACCGGAGTGCTCCCTGATAATATTGGCCATGTCCTTCCGAGGCTGTTACACATGAATGGCTCTGATAATGGGTTTCAAGGGAATCTTCCATTGTCCATGGGTGAGATGAAGAACATTTCATTCCTGGACTTGtcttataataatttatctGGAGAGCTACCTAGAAGCTTATTCACAGGTTGTTTTTCACTAACAATTTTGCAGCTCTCTCACAACAGATTTAGTGGCCAAATTCTTCCGATACAAACCAGCCTAACTTTGTTGATCGTTTTGAGGATGAATAACAACTTATTCACAGGGGAGATCGGAGTTGGTTTGCTTACCTTGGTTAATTTGTCAATATTTGACGCATCAAACAATCGTCTCACAGGTGCTATCCCAAGTTCGATGCCGGACTCAtctcatttaattttgttattgcTATCAAACAATCTATTGGAAGGTACGCTGCCACCTTCTCTGCTGGCCATTCATCATCTTAACTTTCTGGACCTCTCTGGAAACCTATTATCTGGAGACTTGCCGTCGTCAGATGTTAATTCTATGTACGGGTTAAAGTTGTTCCTACATAACAACAGCTTCAGGGGACCACTTCCGGGCACTTTGCTGGAAAAAACTAAGATACTTGATCTGCGGAATAATAAACTGTCTGGAAGTATCCCACAGTTCGTCAGTACCATGAACATGAGGATTTTTTTGTTGAGGGGGAACAATTTAACAGGATCTATTCCAAAGAAGCTGTGTGATATGACCAGCATCAGACTTTTAGATCTTTCGAACAACAAGCTCAATGGCGTCATGCCTTCATGCCTTTATAATTTATCAACTAAACTGGGAGAAGAGGAACCAATGAGTGGCTTCTCTGTGGGAATTGATTTTGGAGATAGCCTTGAGATGGAATTTTACAAATCCACATTTTTGGTAGATAACTTCATGCTATACTATGATTCTATATCTCTGAATGTCGAAATCGAATTTGCAGCAAAGCAAAGATATGACTCTTACAGCGGAGGAACACTTGATTATATGTATGGGTTGGATCTGTCAAGCAATGAATTAAGTGGTGCTATCCCTGCAGAGCTTGGAGATCTCTCGAAACTAAGATCCCTGAATCTATCTCGCAATTTCTTGTCGAGTCGTATACCGGGTAGTTTCTCCAAACTGAAGGACATTGAGAGCCTTGATCTTTCTTATAACAGGTTACATGGAAGAATTCCGCACCAACTAACCAACCTCTCTTCCCTTGCTGTCTTCAACGTCTCTTACAACAATTTATCAGGCATCATTCCTCAAGGAGGACAATTCAACACCTTCAACGAGAACAGCTACTTAGGAAATCCTCTTCTCTGTGGATCACCGACCGATAGAAGTTGTGAAGCTaagaagaacacaaaggaagtagataatggaggagaagaaagagaagatgatgaagctaCTATTGACATGTTGGTCTTTTATTGGACTACTGGTTCAACTTATGTGATTGCGTTGATAGGCATTCTTGTACTTATGTGCTTCGATTGTCCTTGGCGTCGAACATGGCTTCACGCTGTCGATGCTTTCATCACCTCTACAAAAAGTATGTTTTCTTGA